In the genome of Natronorubrum daqingense, the window GACGACCGAACAAGTGGTGTTACTCTGCGTGGCGACGTGCCAGCGAAGCGACGAGACGCCAGTCCAGGCACACGAGGTTCGACACGCCTGTCGAGCACACCTCGAGAGCGCCGAAACGGACATCGTCGGCACGGTCTCCGAAGCGGACGTAATGCGCTCGCTGTACCGACTCGAGGACGCGGAGTTTCTCGAGGAAGCCGAGAGAGACCGGCGGTCGCCGACGGGAAAGGGACGACCGGCGTACTCGCTCGCAATCGACGCCGACGACGTCGAGGCGGGTGTCGACGACCGATTGCTCGAGCGTGCGGAGTGAGCGAGTCGCCGATGGGCTGGCATCGATCGACTGCAGCTCACTGACGGTGTCAATCTGTTCAGCGTTCCGAATGCGTGAGCGTGATGACGTATCGATCAGTTCGGCGTGCCGAGTGCCGTGATATCGTACTCCGCCAACTCGGACGGCGACTCGAGGATGATGACCTGGAACTCCCATGTCGTTTCGCCGTCTAAATCTCCGATCGTATCGAGGTAGCGTCCGAGTTGATCGCCGTCGTCGTTGTACACGCGGACGCGTACTTCGGCGAGATCGATTCGCTCGTCGCCCGTATTTTCGAGGACCCCTTGGACGGTCGGGCCCCGAAAACCGTCCTCGAGGACGAATTCGTGGCGTTCGAACGAGAGTTCTCCGAGGGCAGAGACCCCCTCGTCGATCTCCTGTTCGGCGAGCGCATCCGCCGCGGTCAGTTCGGTTTCCGAGCGGTCCTCGGCGTCGATGTCCTCGATCGGTTCTCGTTCGTAGTCGGGTTCACCCTCGACACCCGGGCCACCACCGTTACAGCCGGCGAGGAGGGCGCTCGAGCCGGCACCGACGGCGATGAGGAGTCGGCGACGACCGATTGGAGATGCTGTCATCGCCGACCACCGCCTGCAGACGAGGAGCGTTGTACCGGAGTGTGTCCGCGACAAATCATACAAAACGCGACACCACGAGTGCATTTCAGTGTAGGCCCTGAACCGTCAGCGCCGTCGGCTGTCGGTGTGCACGACCAGCAACCAGTCCGAACTCGTCACTGTTCGCTACTGTATCTATAAGCTGGATGTGCAATGCAGGCCTTATTGGTTCGCCCGGTGGGAACGGGAGTATGGCCGCTTCAGAGAGCGACGACTCGCTCGAATCTCACGGCGCTGAGATCGGCAAGCGGACGAGTTCGATCACGAGGGTAAAAGAGTGGGTGCTCGTCGAGGGTGACCGGCTGTTCGTCGCGGCACTCGTCTCGCTCGGCGTCTTCGTGTTGTTTCTCGTCCTCAACGAAATCGGGTTCATCGCCGTCACCAACGACGACTCGATTACCAGACTCGCCGGCGGCATGATCGCCGGCACCTTCTCGCTGGTCACGCTGGTCGTCTCGATCAACCAACTCATCCTCTCACAGGAGTTCGCCTCCGCGGGCGACGCCCGCGAGCAACTCGGAGGCGTACTGGCCTTCCGAGAGAACGTTGCAGAACTAGCTGACGTTCCGGCGAGTCCGGCATCGCCCTCGCGGTTGCTCGAACTCGTCATCGAGACCATCCACCACCAGGCCCAAGAACTCGAGGATGCCGTCGACGACGACCACGAGGCGGCTGAACTGATCGAACGATACACGACTGGGATCAAAGAGAGCACCGACCGTATCGACGAGACCCTCGAGCAGACGACGTTCGGGACGTTTCGGGCGATGTCCGCGGCGGTCGCGTTCAACGCCGCCTGGCAATTGTATGTGGCCAGACAGCTTCGTGAACGACACCACGAGTCCGTTTCCGACGAGGCGTCCGACTCGTTAGAGAAGTTGATCGAATCGCTCGAGTTGTTCATCACGACGCGCGAACACTTCAAGACGACGTACTTACAGCGCGAACTCACCAGATTCTCGCAGTTGACGATCTACTTCGGCGTTCCGGCGATCCTCGCGGCGATGATACTCGGGTTCGTCTACGCGGATCTCACCGGCCCGACGGTGAGCGTGGCGTACTTGCCGTTCGTCGTCAGCGGCCTCATCGCGATCGTCGTCTCGCCGCTCTCGTTGCTCGTCGCGTACATTCTCCGGACGGCAACCATCACCCGTCGAACGTCCTCAATCGGGCCGATGCTGCCACAGAAGGAACCGGAAGCGGGGCCGTTCGAGGTTTCCTACAGCGGGGACGAAGACTGAATAGGCGCGTACAGACGTCCTGCCGTAGTTGCTGGCGACTCGGCGTACAGCAGGTGATGGCGGGTCGTTTATCTGTTACTCCGGAGTATCATGGGGAGAATGGAACTGTTAGAGAAACTTCGACTCGACGCTGGGGAGTCGATCAACCTTCGAGACGACCTCAGCGCGGGAACGAACGTCCTCTTACACTTCGTGCTCCTCGGCGGACTCGCCTGGGGGTCTGGACAGCCGTTTCTCTTTCCCAGCCTCGGCCCGTCGGCGTACCTGCTCGCGACCGGTGAGAAGCCGCGTGCAGAGGGATCGTACCACGTCATCGGCGGACACGCCATCGCCGCCGTCTGCGGACTCGTCACGTATCTCGTCTTCGCCGACGGTCTCGTCGCCGTCGACGTCTTCGAACAGGGAGCCCCGTTCTCGAGTGACGTCGGCTTCCTCGTCCTCAGTGGAACCGTCGCGATGGTGTTGACGACCATCGGCATGCTCTGGACGGACACGAACCATCCGGCCGCCTGCGCGACGACGCTGATCGTCGCGCTCGGACTCATGTCGACGGTGCTCGAGGTCATTATCATCGTTGCCTCCGTGATCCTCCTCGTCTGGTTCCACGGGCTCATCGTCGAACGAGTGCAGGACCTCTTCGGCGTCGAACCGAACGATCCACGCTGAGCTAAGGAGACACGAGAGAGACGTGAAAACGGCTACTCGTACGCTCGAACGTCAAAAAGACCGACAGGTGAGTTATCGACGACTCTCAGTTCGCGGCGAGTCGTCCGCCTCCCTGAACGGTGCGTCGACCGTCTCTATTTCCGACGTCATATCGGTAATCAGCGCGAACAACGCGCCCAGCAACAGGCCGTAGAGCAGGTGACCCGTCAGACTCTCGAGAGCGAGTCCCGGGAAACCCGGATCGGCAGCGCCGCCGATCGTCGTCCACAGCGTCAGGGCGATCACTGGAAGGAACGCCCAGATTGCGAGGCCGTAGACGACGCCCGCGAGCGTCAGTCGAAGACCCGGCCCCATCGCCGAGAGAAATCCGGTCTCGACGTCGGCGGTGATCGTCCCCAGGATCGGCCCTCTCGTGACCAAGAGCCCGAAGACGGCGCCGATGACGAGCCCGTGTGCCAGATGGAACAGCCATCCGGCAGTGCCAATCGGCTCGAGGCCGTATATCGCCGGAATCGCGTCGGTGATGATCGATGGGTCCATCACCCACAGTATCGCGCCGAAGAGCAACGACCCAATAGCGCCACCGACCGCACCACCGACAAGCCAGTTTGCGTACCCGCCGATGCCGAACGTGGTCGGATCGTCTATCTGGTAGCTCATCGCACGTATCAGTAGGAGCGGGAGCCGGATAAAAAACGTGCCAAATAGCTTGTCCGAGCGCCGTACGGACCGCACTGTGAGCGGGCACGAATCTCACGTCGAGCGAGAATGCATCGGCGTGCCGTCACTTCCTGGGTCGGGTGTTTTGCCACTCGCAGTAGTGGAACTGGTACTCGATGAGCGACACCGATACAAGCGGGAATACCGACGGACAGGATCGACTCGGGGGGACGCGACTGTGGGTCTTGCTCCGACTGAACCGTTGGGCGTTTACCGGAGCGATCTTGCTCGTCGTCTACGTCGTGCTCGTGCTCACCAGTTTTTTGCAGCTGACGCCATTGCGGACGATCGTCGAGAACCAAGACGGGATCGAGTTCCTCTTCTCGGCGTTCATCGGCGCGATCATCACGGGGACGTCGATCGTCGTCACGATCAACCAACTCGTCCTCTCACAGGAACTCGGCGCGATCGGCGACCAGCGCGATCGGATGAGCGCATCGATGGACTTCCAACACGACATCGAAGACACGATCGAAGAGGACATCAGCCCGCCGGAACCCGCCGCGTTCCTCTGGGAACTCGTCGACGGTATCGAAGAACGAGCCAGGGAACTCGAGGAGGAGATGGAAGACGAACGCGACGAGGGGCTACAGGCGGAGGTCAACGATTACGTCGAAGACGTCACCGGGAACGCCCAGTTCGTCAAAGACGGGCTCGAGAACGCTCAGTTCGGGACGTTCTCGGTGATCTGGAACGCGCTTCGGTTCAACTACTCGCGAAAGATTCACGACGCCCGAAAGATTCGAACGCACCACGAGGGGGCGCTGTCGGAAGACGCGAACGAGAAGCTCTCCCGAATGATCGAGACGCTGCGCTACTTCGGCCCCGCTCGAGAACACTTCAAGACGCTGTACTTCCAGTGGGAACTCATCAACCTCTCGCGTGCGCTGTTGTACATCTCCGTCCCCGCGCTGACAGTGATGGCGATCATGATCATGTACGTCGACGGGACAACCCTACTCGGAACCACGTTGGGCGTGGACAACCTCGTCTGGGTGACCAGCGCCGGCTTCGTCGCCGGAATCTCCCCGTTCGTCGTCTTCATCACCTACATTCTCCGGATCGCGAGCGTCGCCAAGCGAACGCTCGCGATGGGGCCGTTCATCCTCAGAGAGTCCGCTCGAGACGAGGATCTCGGGTAGTCTCGAGGCACTTCAGTCGGATGCTCGAGGGTCGCCTTCACTCCAGAAATCGGGCCGAGAAGCGCTGAGATTCGCCGCCTGCCACATCTATTTCTGACCGTCCCTGTTTGGTCTGCTCGAGCGATGAGTGACGACGGTTCCACGCCGAGTGACACGATGGCAGAGCGAAGCGACGACCCAACCTTGAAACACGAGTTTCTGTTGAACGCGAATCGCTGGCTCGTCACGGTCTGGTTGATGGTGTTCGTCTTCGTCGGTCTGCTCGTCGTCAGCCACGTCAGCCCCGTCTCGCTCCCGGCGTTGATGGGCGAGAAAGAACCCGTTCACACGCTCTTTCAGGCGCTCGTAACGGCCCTGATCACCGGTGTCACCCTCGTCGTGACGATCAACTCGCTCGTGCTCTCACAGGAACTGGGTGCCGTCGAGGACCAACGAGGCCGACTCGAGGGCGCACTCGAGTTTCGGGAAGATATCGAGAAGTCGATCGACGCGCCGATCAGCCCGCCGGAGCCGTCCTCGTTCATGCAAGCAATTATTGCCGCCTCACAGGAGCGTGCGAGCGAGTTCAAGCGAACCGTCTCCGATAGCCACGACGACGAACTCATCGAGCGCGTCGACGACTTTACCGATAACCTGACGACCCACGCCGATTCGATCGAAGCCGACCTCGAGAACGCTCAGTTCGGCACGTACGGCGTGATCAAGTCGGCACTGGACTACAACTACTCCTGGAAGATCTTTCGCGCCCGCCGGATCAAAAACGCCCACGTCGACTCCTTCGACGAGGAGGCGACCGAGGCCTACGAGGACCTCCTCGAGTCGCTCAAACTCTTCGGCCTCGCCCGTGAGCACTTCAAGACGCTGTACTTCCAGTGGGAACTCATCAACCTCTCGCGAGCGATGATGTACGTCGCGATCCCCGCGCTGGTCGTCACGATGTCCATGCTGCTCTTTTTCGACGCGGACGCCGTCAGCGGGACCCTCCTCGGCATTGACGCCACCGTCTGGGTAGTCGCGCTGACGTCGACCATCGCCGTCACCCCCTTCCTCCTGTTGATCGCGTTCGTCCTCCGCATCGCGACGATGGCCAAACGAACGCTCGCCATCGGCCCGTTCATCCTCCGGGACTCGAGTCGCGGCGAGGAGATCGACTGGAGTAACGATTCGGAGTGAGGACTCACGCTGTCGTCCCCACCCGGGTTACTTCGGCTCCGGCGTCGGAGACGAACGCATGGCCCACACAGCCACCGACGAGGTCCGCGTCTGGTTAGTCGAACGGACGTACTCGGACGATGAGCAAAATCTGATCATCCTCACCTACGCGACGACCGACGGCGACCAATACTTCCGCAAGGAGCGCGCGCTCACCTCGTTTACGGACGCTCGAGACACGACCGCAGCAGTCGAGGTCGAACCCACGAATCTCGGGAACGTCGAGGATTCCGAGCAGCGAGCGAACTATGCTGCCGAAGCGAAACGGATGGCGGAGGTCCACGAACCCGACGACGTCATCTGAAACGTGCGTCTGGGGACGCGAAACGCTCGATTCGCGAGGTTACAGCGGCGCGCCCACGAGCACCAGTTTCACGCGCTCGTCGCCGCGGTTGAAGATCTGTCGTGATTCCTCCGAATCGAGTCGGAGCAGGTCGTCTTCCTCGAGGGTCACCGTCTCGTCTCGGTCGGTCAGTTCGACCTCGGCACTGCCGCTCGCGACGTAGTAGATCTCCTCCTGGTCGGTGTGAGTCTCGTCGTGTTCTTTCCCCTTCCCGCCCGGCTCGAGTTCGAGGATCGAGAAGCCGATGTGGTCGGCCTCGAGTTCGTCTTTGAGAAACCACATGCCGCCGAACTCCTCGGGGACGACTGACTCCGGGTCGGTTTTGGACGCAGTATCGTAGCCCATAGCTGGACAATCGACCGGCGTCGCCAAATCGGTGGGGGAAGCGGAAATCGGTCTGCCGGAGGAGTCGCCACGGCACTCCACCGACGGGGCCTACTCGAGTCGCCGACGGGACCTACTCGAGTCGCCGATGAGGGCCTACTCGAGGGCGGCGTCGACGAGTTCGATCGGGGTGGGCGGCTCCTCGGTCGCACCGGGTCGGTTCTCGAGTTGGGTTCGACAGGACGCCCCGGGAGCGACGACGCGCTCGCCGTCGCTGTCGTCGACTTGCTCGTAGAGGATGGAGGCGATGGCGTCGCTCATCGAGGCGTGTTCGGCCTCGTAGCCGAAACTACCGGCCATGCCACAACAGCCCGAATCGAGGGGGTCGACGGCGTAGCCCGCCCGGCGAAGGACGCCGACGGCGTGGTGGTCCTTCGCGACGGCCTTCTGGTGGCAGTGGCCGTGGTAGACGAGATCCGACGCGACCCCATCAGCGAACGCCATCTCCTCGTCGAGTCGGAACGTGTCGACGTACTCGCAGACGCCGTAGGTCGCGTTCGCGACGCGTTCGGCCCGGTCGCTCGAGAGGAGGTCGAGGTAGTCGAGTTGGAACATGACCGCGTCCGAGGGCTCGACGACGACCACGTCCCAGCCGTCCTCGACGAGCGGTTCGAGCCTCGAGACGTTCTTCCGAGCCGTCTCGCGAGCCTGCTCGAGGAAGCCCTTCGAGAACGCGGGGCGGCCGGTATCGCCGAGGTCGTCGGGAACCGTGACGTGAACGTTCGCAGCCTCGAGCGCTCGAACGGCGGCTTTGCCGGCTTCGGGGTGGCTGTGGTTGGTGTAGGTATCGGGATAACAGACGACTTTTCGATCAGCGTCTGCCTCGCTGACCTGCGAGCCCCCTCGCGTCTCGAACCAGTCGCGAAACGTCTCCGAGTGGAATTTCGGCAGCGAGCGACTCGCGTCGATCCCGATCGTTTTCTCGAGGACCGTTCGCGCACCCGGCACCTTCGCCATCGCGTTCGAGAGGGGGGCGAGACGGGAGCCCCACGCCGAGAGCGTCGCGACGTTCGCGAAGAACCGATCGCGGAGCGTCGCCCCGTGTTCCTGGTGGTACTCGTGGGTCACCTCGGCTTTGAGCTTCGCCATGTCGACCTCGCTCGGGCAGTCGATCGCACAGCCCTTACAGCCGATACAGAGGCCCATCACCTCCTCGACGAACTCCTCCGAGGTCGCCTCCTCTGGCTCGAGATCGCCGCTCATCGCCTGCCGGAGCGCGTTCGCTCGGCCGCGGGTGCTGGTGATCTCCTCGCGACTCGCGCGGAACGTCGGGCACATCACGCCGCCGGTCGTCTCCTGCTCGCCGCGACAGCCGCCACAGCCGTGACAGAGTTCGATCATCCCCTGCATGCCGTTGTCGTTCTCCCAGTGGAGTTCGGGCTCGAACCCGGATTCGAAGTGGTAGTCGGTGTCGAATCGAAGGTGCTCGCGCAGGTCGGTCGGATCGTCGTCGCGGAAGACGACCTGTCCCGGATTCAGGAGCCAGTCGGGGTCGAACGCCGTCTTGAGGTCCTGAAAGCGCTCCCAGAGTTCGTCGCCGTAGAGCTTCTGGTTCCACTGTGTGCGAGCGCGGCCGTCGCCGTGTTCGCCCGACACCGAACCGCCCAACTCGACCACGAGGTCTGTCGCGTCGTCGGCGATCCTGTGAAGCTGATCCATTCCGATCTCGCTCTTCGTGTTCACCAGCGGACGGATGTGCAACACGCCCGGGCCGGCGTGGGCGTAGAAGCTGGCGTACGTGTCGTGGTCCTCGAGAATTTCCTCGAACCGTTCGACGAACTCGGGCAACTGTGCCGGCGGAATTGCCGTGTCCTCGATGAACGAGATGTGCTTGGCGTCGGTCGTCCGCGAGAGCAAGATCGGCAGGCCGGACTTGCGGAGCTTCCAGAGCTGTGCGCGCTCTTCGTCGTCGTAGGCCTCGAGCGCCTCGAGTGCGAGGGTCTCGGCCTCCGCCTCGGGTGTCGATGGCGCGTCGGCTGGCACGTCTCCGGCGGGGCTCGCCGAGGGGACGCGATCGGCGAGCAAGCCGGCGACCTGTTCCTTCCCGTGTTCGGCGTCGTCGGCGTAGAACTCGACGAGCAAGACGGCGTTCGTCCCCTCGGGCAACATCGCGGCGACGGGGCCGAACTCCGCCGTGTCGCGGGCGAGGTCGATCAACACGTCGTCCAACACTTCGACCGCCGCGGGGTCGTGTTCGAGGATCGGCGCGACGTCGCGCATCGCGTCGTGGAGGTCCGAGTAGCACAGGAGGGAGACCGACTTCGTCTCGGGGACGGGCTCGAGCGAGACGGTCGCTTCGGTGACGATGGCGAGCGTACCCTCGCTGCCGGCCAACAGTCGCGCGAGGTTGACGGTCCCCGCTTCGCCGGTTTCCTGGCCGCCGGGCAGAGGCTTCCCGCGAGCCTCGGCGACGAGGCGGTCGAGGTTGTACCCCGAGACGTTTCGCTTGAGGTCGGGGTACGCCTCCTCGATCAGGTCGCCGTCCTCCTCGACGATCCGACTGACCTCGGCGTAGATTCGCGCCTCGAGGTCGCCGTCCGGGTCGCCGCGCTCGGCGAGTTCCTCGAGCGTCACCTCGCCGAACGTGGTTTGGGTCCCGTCGGCGAGGACAGCCTCGACGGACTCGATGTAGGCGTCCGTCTTGCCGTACTTCAGCGAGTGCGAGCCCGTCGAGTTGTTGCCGATCGCGCCGCCGATGGCGCTCTTGTCGCCCCACGCGGGGTCCGGCGCGAACTTCAGGTCGTGGTCCGCGAGCGTTTCGTTGAGCGTTCCGAGGATCGTTCCGGGCTGAACCGTCGCCGTTCGTTCGCGAGTGTCGATCTCGAGCACGTCGTTCATGTGGCGCGTGAAGTCGAGCACGACGGCCCGGTTGACGGTCTGACCGGCGAGACTCGTCCCGCCGCCTCGCGGGAGAATCGGAATCGATCTCGTGTGACAGTACTCGACGATCCCGACGACGTCGGCCGTCGATTCCGGGAACGCGACGGCGATCGGCGTCAGCTCGTACGCGCTGGCGTCGGTCGCGTAGAGTTCGCGGGAGTAAGAGTCGGCGCGAATCGAACACTCGACGAGCGCCTCGAGGTCGTCGACTAGCGCCGGACGGTCGACGTCGTCACTTCGATAGTCGTAGTTCGCGCGTCGGTCGGTAGCCGGATCGGCGCTCGGCTCCAGAGACATGTGGGTCCCTTACGCACAGGTGGCTAAAAGGCTCAGCATTACCGAAGATACCACGACCGATCGCGTTCGTGTCTGAAATGTAACTCGAGGTGATCGCGATCGACGCTCGCGCAAAAACGGTAGTCGCTCGACAACGAATTACTCGTAATCGACGGAGACGGACTCGAGGACGACGTCCTCTCGTGGCTGGTCGTTCGCGTCGGTGTCGACGTTGCCGATTTCCTCGACGACGTCCATGCCGTCGGTAACCTTCCCAAAGACGGAGTGGCGGCCGTCGAGGTGTGGCTGTGCGTCGAGGGTGATGAAGAACTGCGAGCCGTTCGTGTTCGGGCCGGAGTTCGCCATGCTCAGGACGCCGGCGTCGTCGTGACGGAGGTCGTCGTGGAACTC includes:
- a CDS encoding FxLYD domain-containing protein codes for the protein MTASPIGRRRLLIAVGAGSSALLAGCNGGGPGVEGEPDYEREPIEDIDAEDRSETELTAADALAEQEIDEGVSALGELSFERHEFVLEDGFRGPTVQGVLENTGDERIDLAEVRVRVYNDDGDQLGRYLDTIGDLDGETTWEFQVIILESPSELAEYDITALGTPN
- a CDS encoding FAD-binding and (Fe-S)-binding domain-containing protein — translated: MSLEPSADPATDRRANYDYRSDDVDRPALVDDLEALVECSIRADSYSRELYATDASAYELTPIAVAFPESTADVVGIVEYCHTRSIPILPRGGGTSLAGQTVNRAVVLDFTRHMNDVLEIDTRERTATVQPGTILGTLNETLADHDLKFAPDPAWGDKSAIGGAIGNNSTGSHSLKYGKTDAYIESVEAVLADGTQTTFGEVTLEELAERGDPDGDLEARIYAEVSRIVEEDGDLIEEAYPDLKRNVSGYNLDRLVAEARGKPLPGGQETGEAGTVNLARLLAGSEGTLAIVTEATVSLEPVPETKSVSLLCYSDLHDAMRDVAPILEHDPAAVEVLDDVLIDLARDTAEFGPVAAMLPEGTNAVLLVEFYADDAEHGKEQVAGLLADRVPSASPAGDVPADAPSTPEAEAETLALEALEAYDDEERAQLWKLRKSGLPILLSRTTDAKHISFIEDTAIPPAQLPEFVERFEEILEDHDTYASFYAHAGPGVLHIRPLVNTKSEIGMDQLHRIADDATDLVVELGGSVSGEHGDGRARTQWNQKLYGDELWERFQDLKTAFDPDWLLNPGQVVFRDDDPTDLREHLRFDTDYHFESGFEPELHWENDNGMQGMIELCHGCGGCRGEQETTGGVMCPTFRASREEITSTRGRANALRQAMSGDLEPEEATSEEFVEEVMGLCIGCKGCAIDCPSEVDMAKLKAEVTHEYHQEHGATLRDRFFANVATLSAWGSRLAPLSNAMAKVPGARTVLEKTIGIDASRSLPKFHSETFRDWFETRGGSQVSEADADRKVVCYPDTYTNHSHPEAGKAAVRALEAANVHVTVPDDLGDTGRPAFSKGFLEQARETARKNVSRLEPLVEDGWDVVVVEPSDAVMFQLDYLDLLSSDRAERVANATYGVCEYVDTFRLDEEMAFADGVASDLVYHGHCHQKAVAKDHHAVGVLRRAGYAVDPLDSGCCGMAGSFGYEAEHASMSDAIASILYEQVDDSDGERVVAPGASCRTQLENRPGATEEPPTPIELVDAALE
- a CDS encoding cupin domain-containing protein; this translates as MGYDTASKTDPESVVPEEFGGMWFLKDELEADHIGFSILELEPGGKGKEHDETHTDQEEIYYVASGSAEVELTDRDETVTLEEDDLLRLDSEESRQIFNRGDERVKLVLVGAPL
- a CDS encoding HPP family protein; protein product: MELLEKLRLDAGESINLRDDLSAGTNVLLHFVLLGGLAWGSGQPFLFPSLGPSAYLLATGEKPRAEGSYHVIGGHAIAAVCGLVTYLVFADGLVAVDVFEQGAPFSSDVGFLVLSGTVAMVLTTIGMLWTDTNHPAACATTLIVALGLMSTVLEVIIIVASVILLVWFHGLIVERVQDLFGVEPNDPR
- a CDS encoding AAA family ATPase — protein: MAASESDDSLESHGAEIGKRTSSITRVKEWVLVEGDRLFVAALVSLGVFVLFLVLNEIGFIAVTNDDSITRLAGGMIAGTFSLVTLVVSINQLILSQEFASAGDAREQLGGVLAFRENVAELADVPASPASPSRLLELVIETIHHQAQELEDAVDDDHEAAELIERYTTGIKESTDRIDETLEQTTFGTFRAMSAAVAFNAAWQLYVARQLRERHHESVSDEASDSLEKLIESLELFITTREHFKTTYLQRELTRFSQLTIYFGVPAILAAMILGFVYADLTGPTVSVAYLPFVVSGLIAIVVSPLSLLVAYILRTATITRRTSSIGPMLPQKEPEAGPFEVSYSGDED